The Nicotiana tabacum cultivar K326 chromosome 14, ASM71507v2, whole genome shotgun sequence genome contains a region encoding:
- the LOC107811005 gene encoding CBL-interacting serine/threonine-protein kinase 7-like: MDVKYPQPPPSAALGMDVKYPQPPPSTVKIKRTTSSDGSGTGTIILNKYQLGRLLGRGSFAKVYLGRCLDDNNTEVAIKVINKTTTTTTTFDASMEPRIIREVSAMRRLNHHPNILKLHEVMATKTKIYLVMELAHGGELFTKLNRRGGRFSESTARFYFHQLASALHFCHQNGVAHRDIKPQNLLLDEDGHLKISDFGLSALPEQLRNGLLHTACGTPAYTAPEVVYRKGYDGAKADAWSCGVILYVFLAGSLPFDDSNLPNMYKAIHRREFKFPDWVSKPARRVINRLLDPNPDTRYSIEELMKTPWFKRSSSMKQEEIKQFGEGILEKESSKHMGRMNAFDIISMNSGLDLSGLFEMGLNKKEMRFTTNVGVIEVEEKVMKIGKDGGYRVERRKSGGVGLVKRRVVLLVEILEVAKELWLVEFKVVNGGTEFEDCQWEELKFGLKDIVVSWYNDGS; the protein is encoded by the coding sequence ATGGATGTAAAATACCCCCAACCACCACCATCCGCCGCCTTAGGCATGGATGTAAAATACCCCCAACCACCACCTTCCACCGTCAAAATCAAAAGAACCACCAGCTCCGACGGTAGCGGAACCGGTACAATAATTCTCAACAAATACCAACTTGGTCGTCTTTTAGGCCGTGGTAGCTTTGCTAAAGTCTACCTCGGCCGTTGTTTAGACGACAACAATACAGAAGTCGCCATTAAAGTTATAAACAAAACCACTACAACGACAACTACTTTCGATGCTTCTATGGAACCGCGTATAATCCGAGAAGTCTCCGCCATGCGCCGCCTTAATCACCACCCAAACATTCTTAAACTCCACGAAGTCATGGCTACAAAAACCAAAATCTACCTCGTAATGGAACTCGCACACGGCGGAGAACTTTTCACGAAGCTCAACCGCCGTGGCGGCCGGTTTTCTGAATCAACCGCCCGGTTTTACTTCCACCAGCTTGCTTCCGCTTTACACTTCTGCCATCAAAACGGCGTCGCACACCGCGATATTAAACCTCAAAATCTCCTCCTAGATGAAGACGGTCACCTTAAAATCTCTGACTTCGGACTCTCCGCCTTGCCGGAGCAATTACGTAACGGTCTCCTTCACACCGCTTGCGGAACTCCGGCGTATACTGCACCTGAAGTAGTTTACAGAAAAGGGTACGACGGAGCTAAAGCGGATGCATGGTCATGTGGGGTTATTCTCTATGTATTTCTCGCCGGTAGTTTACCTTTTGATGATTCAAATTTACCTAACATGTATAAAGCTATACATCGCCGTGAATTTAAGTTTCCCGATTGGGTTTCAAAGCCGGCTCGGAGAGTAATAAACCGGTTGCTTGACCCGAACCCGGATACGAGATACAGTATTGAGGAGTTGATGAAAACTCCCTGGTTTAAAAGGTCGTCGTCGATGAAACAAGAAGAGATTAAGCAATTTGGTGAGGGGATTTTGGAGAAGGAAAGTAGTAAACATATGGGGAGAATGAATGCGTTTGATATTATATCGATGAATTCGGGGTTGGATTTGTCGGGGTTATTTGAAATGGGGTTGAATAAGAAGGAAATGAGGTTTACGACGAATGTGGGGGTGATTGAGGTTGAGGAGAAGGTGATGAAGATTGGGAAAGATGGAGGGTATAGAGTGGAAAGAAGGAAGAGTGGGGGAGTTGGGTTGGTGAAAAGGAGAGTGGTTTTGTTGGTGGAAATATTGGAAGTGGCAAAGGAGTTATGGTTGGTGGAGTTTAAGGTTGTGAATGGTGGAACAGAATTTGAGGATTGTCAATGGGAAGAGTTGAAATTTGGGTTGAAAGATATTGTTGTTTCATGGTATAATGATGGATCTTGA
- the LOC107811004 gene encoding pentatricopeptide repeat-containing protein At3g23020 — protein MFVKLQYVDTSNCFHILNSTKSTPNIGISIPTTKKYKEQNQLHDPNGRLEKSKNLGVKFRPGVGYDSDVKEKLDYQIAKNSRTHVWKNGVLKTQNGFVRKPVDKTESEEKIGGQVQTERSTKCGNDVKSGQDSPTHVVKDSVLKTQNDFLRKPVESIENEKKLGGQLSSGNMVEKVQIKCSTKWARYGGCIPVMLEALETVSDLDEALKPWEKSLTKKERTIILKEQVEWQRAMEIFEWFKRRGCHELNVIHYNIMLRILGKARRWGEIERLWSEMRAKRVEPINSTYGTLIDVYSKGGRREQAMKWLKLMNERGMVPDEVTMGIVVQMYKMAGEFKMAEEFLKKWSLCKCLVEERVNGATRSGNRVNGSSGSSVCLSSHTYNNLIDTYGKAGQVKEAYETFHEMLREGILPTTVTFNTMIHMCGNNGRMEEVASLMRKMEELQCHPDTRTYNILISLHAKHDNIGMAATYFKLMNGASLEPDSVTYRTLLYAFSIRNMVNDAEKLILEMDKKDLEIDEFTQSALTRMYLEAGMVEKSWSWFQRFHLAGKMASECYSANIDAFGERGHILEAERVFNCCKEGKRLTVLELNVMIKAYGISKKYDEACYLFDSMEKHGLFPDRCSFSSLIQMLAAADLPLRAAFYVRKMQEAGLVDDCIPYCAVISSFTKVGQLEMAVRLFDEMIAFDVKPDVVVYGVLINAFADIGGVKEATKYLIEMRNSGLETNVVIYTSLIKLYTKVGYLREAEETYKMLQSFEAGADVYSSNCMIDLYSERSMVGQAEEIFENLKRKGNANEFSYAMMLCMYKRNGMFKEAIQIARKMRELGLLTDLLSCNNVLGLYATDGRFKEALATYNDMLSSAIQPDDSTFKSLGIILLKCGVPKEAVGKLEFIRKKDPQSGMQKWSSTLSSVIGVLDTDSPDREDA, from the coding sequence ATGTTCGTGAAGTTACAGTATGTTGATACCAGCAATTGCTTCCACATACTAAACTCAACTAAATCCACTCCAAATATAGGAATTTCAATCCCAACCACCAAGAAATACAAGGAGCAGAACCAATTGCATGACCCAAATGGTAGACTTGAGAAAAGCAAGAATCTTGGGGTCAAATTCAGGCCTGGAGTTGGCTATGACAGTGATGTAAAAGAGAAGCTGGACTATCAAATTGCCAAAAACTCGCGTACTCATGTTTGGAAAAATGGCGTTTTGAAGACCCAAAATGGTTTCGTGAGGAAACCAGTTGATAAAACTGAGAGTGAGGAGAAAATTGGGGGTCAAGTGCAGACCGAGCGGTCGACGAAATGCGGCAATGACGTGAAAAGTGGCCAAGACTCACCTACCCATGTTGTGAAAGATAGTGTTTTGAAGACCCAAAATGATTTTTTGAGGAAACCAGTTGAAAGCATTGAGAATGAGAAAAAATTGGGTGGTCAGTTGAGCTCGGGGAATATGGTGGAGAAAGTGCAGATTAAGTGTTCGACAAAATGGGCAAGATATGGAGGATGCATTCCTGTTATGCTGGAAGCTTTGGAGACAGTTAGTGATTTGGATGAGGCATTGAAGCCATGGGAAAAGAGTTTGACTAAAAAAGAAAGGACTATTATATTGAAGGAACAGGTGGAGTGGCAACGAGCAATGGAGATTTTTGAGTGGTTTAAGAGAAGAGGATGCCATGAATTGAATGTTATACATTACAATATTATGCTTAGGATTCTCGGGAAAGCACGGAGGTGGGGCGAGATCGAGAGGTTGTGGAGTGAAATGAGGGCAAAGAGAGTTGAGCCAATAAATTCAACTTATGGGACTCTGATCGATGTCTACAGCAAGGGTGGGCGTAGGGAGCAGGCAATGAAGTGGTTGAAGTTGATGAATGAACGAGGTATGGTACCGGATGAGGTGACAATGGGAATTGTCGTTCAGATGTATAAAATGGCGGGGGAGTTTAAGATGGCAGAAGAATTTTTAAAAAAGTGGTCTTTATGCAAATGTCTGGTGGAGGAACGCGTAAATGGTGCCACAAGAAGTGGTAATAGGGTCAATGGTTCTTCTGGTTCAAGTGTTTGTTTGAGCTCGCATACCTATAACAATTTAATTGACACTTATGGGAAGGCAGGGCAAGTGAAAGAAGCATATGAGACTTTTCATGAGATGTTGAGGGAAGGAATCCTGCCAACGACAGTTACTTTCAATACAATGATACACATGTGTGGTAATAATGGCCGAATGGAAGAAGTTGCTTCCTTGATGAGGAAGATGGAGGAGCTTCAATGCCATCCTGATACAAGAACATATAATATTCTTATTTCCCTTCATGCCAAGCACGACAACATAGGAATGGCTGCCACCTACTTTAAACTTATGAATGGTGCTTCTCTAGAGCCCGATTCCGTGACTTATCGcactcttttatatgcattttctATAAGGAATATGGTAAATGATGCAGAGAAGCTCATTTTGGAGATGGATAAGAAAGATCTAGAGATTGACGAATTCACTCAGTCAGCTTTGACTAGGATGTATCTAGAAGCTGGGATGGTAGAGAAGTCTTGGTCCTGGTTCCAAAGGTTTCATCTTGCTGGAAAAATGGCTTCTGAATGCTACTCCGCCAACATTGATGCCTTTGGCGAACGTGGCCATATTTTGGAAGCTGAGAGAGTTTTTAACTGCTGTAAGGAGGGAAAAAGACTTACTGTCCTTGAGTTAAATGTAATGATCAAAGCATATGGAATTAGCAAGAAATACGATGAGGCGTGTTATTTGTTTGATAGCATGGAGAAACATGGCTTATTTCCTGATAGATGCAGCTTTAGTTCGCTCATTCAAATGCTTGCTGCTGCAGATTTGCCACTGAGAGCAGCATTTTACGTGAGGAAAATGCAGGAGGCGGGATTAGTTGATGATTGCATCCCTTATTGTGCTGTGATATCTAGTTTTACTAAAGTAGGTCAGCTGGAAATGGCAGTAAGATTATTCGACGAAATGATTGCATTTGATGTCAAGCCTGATGTTGTTGTTTATGGTGTACTGATAAATGCCTTTGCTGACATAGGAGGTGTTAAAGAAGCTACAAAATACTTGATTGAAATGAGAAACTCTGGTTTAGAGACAAATGTTGTTATATATACTTCCTTGATTAAGTTATACACCAAAGTCGGGTATTTGAGAGAAGCCGAAGAAACATACAAAATGCTTCAGTCGTTTGAGGCAGGGGCTGATGTATATTCTTCGAATTGCATGATTGACTTGTACAGCGAGCGCTCGATGGTTGGACAAGCAGAAGAGATTTTTGAGAACCTAAAGAGAAAGGGAAATGCAAATGAGTTTTCTTATGCGATGATGCTGTGTATGTACAAGAGAAACGGAATGTTTAAGGAAGCCATTCAAATTGCCCGGAAAATGAGAGAACTCGGACTTCTGACTGACTTGTTGAGTTGCAACAATGTGCTTGGATTGTATGCAACTGATGGGAGGTTTAAAGAAGCTTTGGCGACTTACAACGATATGCTTTCTTCTGCCATCCAACCTGATGATTCAACATTCAAGTCACTTGGAATTATTCTTCTTAAATGTGGTGTTCCAAAGGAGGCTGTTGGAAAGCTGGAATTTATTAGGAAAAAGGATCCTCAGAGTGGCATGCAAAAGTGGAGTTCAACGTTATCTTCTGTTATCGGTGTGCTTGATACTGACAGTCCTGATAGAGAAGATGCCTAG